One Bombus terrestris chromosome 15, iyBomTerr1.2, whole genome shotgun sequence genomic window, ATTGGATCTGCTCGGCTAAGTAGAATGTACCCGGCTTGGGTCAGACGTGGGGCGAGAGCTTGGTTacttaatattgtatttaaagAGTAAAAACACTGGTCTGGAATATGTTAGGATGACTAGATGACTGGATAATCGTAGTTTACCTGTCTTTTGACAATTAGCTAATAGTAATTCACGAATTTGTTCGATATATTTGATTTAGATtccaaaataaagaaaaaattaaattattttgggTAATATAAAAGGATTGGGTATGTCATGGTTAAAAtggtgtaataaaaataaataagtatatacgtacgatcgtatttttatttcaataaagttaatattaattttatccctaggtatttataaatatcttttttttattcaaacaaGACCGGACGAAGAATTCATACttcataattaatataaaattcatgaCACAAAAAATcggaaaaagtaaaagaattcAAGTAACAAGATCGAACGTAAGAACTTAACAAATTCTTCGAATCGGACCAAGTACTATTTCAAACAGCTAAAAATTTGAATGATATTTCACGGTAGTTTATCCTTCTTTCAGTTATGTGAGATTACATAAATATTGGtaagaatttttattagtttcgtaaaataaatatttaaaaattctgaaaTACTTAGGAACGTACATTACAACGTTGAGGAAGGTTACAATTTTTAGACTCGATATCgtcatatatttttccataaaaagCAGGTTCACTCCCCTCGTAATCCTACACGGTCCCTAAATTTAACTTCCCCCTCGATTTTTCTGCTTTCAATTGGTGCAATATTATCGTCAACATCAAAGCCTATGCTTGTTTCTTAATACAATAAAAACACATGAAAACCTTCTGTGATATATCCCCTAAAAATTTACCTTCCTCATCCACTTTCCAATCACCAATGATACCAGGAACATCGAAGAAACCAATATCAACGAAATCTAAGTCATCCGTGTTCGTCCCCAACTTCTAATCCCTTAACCCAAACACTCTAGTCAGTAGAGAATTCCCACCCAAACGAGCCAAACACAAATCACTCCGAGCATCGCCCCATAAGCGCATCCTCGTGTTTCCCATCCACGTGAATTCGTCCACACGGTCACGATCTGTCCCGCATATACACATCCAAATTCACGTATAGCTGCTGGAATCGATATAGCGAAATCATAAAATTGATCCGATATTAAGCTTTTTACAATGTAGCTCGAGAGAGATTCAGGAAAGTGCGTAGTCAAATACTTACGTATGTAAAAACGCGACTAATATTCAATTCTCAAGAAACAAATGACTTCCataagtaaattttataaagcGTTTGTAACATCATCATTTTTCTGTACatttgaaattattcaattGATTGATGTGTCCGAACAGTCCatataatattatgaatttCACATCTTAATTATTATACTTAGTGCAGTTACCTATACTTATCTTTTATGAAAAGTAGAAAGGACATATTTCTTGTATTAATTGGTAATAGAGATGTAGGAAATCTCGAGGATGAAATGATAATTATCTTCTCAATCGTTcgcttattattttattacactaACAGAGAAAGCTAACAACCTATTACAATAGATTGTTAGTAAATTATAACATCAAGTTTAAGGTATATCTAATATACATCTTCCAATTCATCCGTTCTAAATTCTTTCTTATGTTATTAGCTTCTCAAAAACCTTAATTCCTTGATATACGACTTCGCCATATTTCTTCTCCCAACTATACACACACATCTCCAAATTTAGAAAGCAATGTGGTCGTGCGAATTGCAATGGACCAGGTTAGGCGCGAACTTTCCACGGGGGTTATGCGTGCGCCCGTAGCCAAGGCACACAGACACATCCATCGTCTGTGTGCCCGCCTCGGGAATAGCTGGAAGATCGATAACGGAGTACGAGTCCCGGACGCAGCATCTCCCGTGTCTGCTCGCGCGATTTTCCACCGAAAATTTCTCAGAGGACCGCCGATAGCCGGCGTGCTCCATCGATTTGACGCCGTTCTCCGTCGGCTAACCATCCTCAGACGTTTTGTTTAGACGCTTCTCCATCACGTTCGCGTTTCTTCGGTTCTTTTTACCATGATACTTAGTTATAGAGATTTGGTAGGTTGATTTTCATACTTTGAGCAAGGTTGTTGAGGCATGTCGTGGGCAGAGGTTGATTTAGAGGTTGGCGGGCTGTGGAGGATAGAAGTTCGTTTGGCGAAATTGTTGTAGTTCGCAGTTAGTAAATTGTATAtgttaacaaaaaatatttatacgaaacattgTTTTTAAGTTGCTTAATAGTTGCGAATATTTATCTGTGATTTTTTCCTTATTATACGATCAATGACAGAGTGGagtaaattaaagaaatagagagGGACGGGTTGCGTTATAACAGCATAGattggaaagaaaggaaagcaaagtggaataagaaagaagaggagaaaaggGAGGAAGGAATGGAGGTAGAACataaaaaaagggagaaagggtAGTAAAATAacaaaggaaggaaggaaagaaactgGGATAACAAAATGAGTAAAGGGAAGGAAGCAGAGTAGCAAGGAAGCGAAGTAACGAAAAACGGGgcggaagaaaaggaaaatggaaCGGGGGAAAGCTAAGAGGAGAGTTTCTCTTGGAAGGAAGGTAAGGAAGAGAGGGATGAAAAAATTGGAAgcgaatagaaaaaaaataaaaataagaggaAGGAAGGATAGAAGGAAGGGAAAGAATAAGAGACGAAGGtcttataaattttgtttaaaccTTAATGAACGCTGAAAAGTTTGGCGACGCAcgacaaacacacacacacacacacacaaagaTTGGTTGTTACGCGACGGTATAAGTTTTACATGAATGTTACTtgaatcttctttttctttggtattatatattctattgtAGGTACGAAACACGTGATTAAGGTTCACTTCGTATGTATAACATGTTCTGGAAACGTGGTCGATCAGAGTTTCGAAATTCAGCGTGCTTGGGTGCGCAAATGCGTCTAACTttattctccttctttcttatatatatctagcgagagataaatttttatcaatgcGTAGTACCCATTTCAAAATTCTATAAAACTGCTTATCAATTTCTTTAACGAAACATACAAACGTCTTTATTAACCCTCTAAGAGGATTCTCCGTGTCTTCTTCAAAGCGAATAAATTCGAGGACCgtcaatatttctaatattaaatagtataattaaaaattctaatacaattaaacaaaaataaggaaaataaaggaaagaaggaaaaagaaggaaaaatagcGCAGGAGGTGGCGTGACGTAttgtttttcaataaattattcgcCCGCATGCGTGTCTGGTTCATGCTGTGCCGTTTAAGCGCTCCGGGTGTTTCGTATCTCGCCCCATAAGGCGAGCTACAAATTATATCTCGAGGACACACAGGTAAGCTATCGATTCCGACCACACTACTTGCGCCATCGTTCTTTTTCTCCCGTTCGATGGCCGTTTGTCTTACCGCAAGTTTACGTTCTCTCAGCGTGCTCGTGAATTAAAAATCGATGTCACTGTTACAAAGGTTTGCGCCTCGTAAATCTCAATCATTTGACGCGTGTTTCCTAAAACCgtgctttcttcttttttttattttttattcaagtaTTTTATTCAAACATTTGAAATACTATGCAAATTTGGTAAGGGTTCGTAAGAAAAACAGatctttccaaattttcaactttttcttaaaaaaaattgaaaagtgtcGAACAGAAATTAAAGATGCTAGATTATTTTCCTGTTTCTCTAGAAGAAGACAAACGTGGACAAGGCTTACTTTTATCGTAAGCCCTTCGTATTGGTATAAACGAGTACATACTAAAATGGAGTACAATATTTCTGTAGACAAAGAGTATACATCTTCTGGATGGCTTTCCAAACTTTTAGATTGCAATTTATTAATAGCAGGTTATGACTTTCGTTTTAGATTCGAAAATTGATTAGGGGTTTCATTGGTTAAGTACGCGAAAGTTTGAACCACGAAATTACAGATAGAAGATTTCGAGGTTTGGAAATTGTTATTGCTTCGCCCGTTATAGGGTGTAGCGAATATTGTAGTATAGGTATAGGGCCCGATGAGTTTGTTTCAACGTTGTGAATTGTTTTACCTTGGAGGATTGAAAATGGTGCGTACCATTTGTGGAGTTTAATAAGTTTTCTATAGGTTGAGGGTGGTTAGATAGCTTTCTTTGAGTTGGCCTTTTCAAGTATGCATAGAACCACCCTGACGCACTATTTAATTTTCAGTTGTTTTTTGACAGTTTTTTCGTTCTCTTCTATTTATAAGTAAACGATATCGATGAACAGttcaaagaaagaaatacaTATTATTCATCGACTGATATCATTGGCTCGTAGATGATCGCTATGTCGTgatttacttaattttatttaatatcttgTATTTTATACGACTAAGATATTATTGTtgatttttgtattaaatatacaGATCCCAAGTGGTAATCAAAGTTGAAGAAAGACAAATTGTTAAATCAAATTAGTCGACAAAGAGAAACGTGAGTGTTGAGCTCGAACATTTCAATTGGTATAAGTGTTTCGTGTGCTCTTTTAAAAGTTGTCCGAATTAGTATCGTTTTAAAGAGCATCCAGCGCCGATGGATGCtgtgaatatttaaaaacacgAACTGTATTAAGTGTACGTACAGTGGTCGAAGTATTAACATAAATAGGCGTTTCTGTCAATAGACGATTGGTTTATGTGAGAAGGTCAACTTCAATGAAAGTAGAATTAAAGTGGAATATTCAATGCAGAATCGATTTGCAAGCTGATATCTTGACTTTTGACCCCTATAGAACCTGAATTTAAGTAATCTTACGGTGCACGTGTTATAGAATTCTTGTTAGAGAATCTTCGTTGTTTAAAGTGTACTACAAGTATGCGATATAAgtagaaatttattgaaaagatattattgaaatatttttatgcaaattcttcGGCTGGATCATACCGAAGCCATTTAGAAGTTATTTGACAATTAGGACAGAGAAAGACGCTTAAATTTATTTGTGATTACTTAGAGGTCATCAAAGgttattttgtgattttttgAGAATAGTTGAACGTCATTTGAGATTCATCCAAAACTATTTTTCTGGTCTCTTACATTCatgattatttctttctattcCTATTTCATCTACAAGGATAAAGGGCATATTTTAAGAGGATGATCTCGATCGTTGGAGAAAGTAAAAGCGTAATGTGGCTCGTTAGCTACGAAGAAGGGAAAACGTAGAACCGTAAGAGAAAAGAGGACAAAGGACGGATATAAGTGCTGGCTCACCCGTCTTAAATTCTGATCGAAATCCTAAATGTCCGCTGATTTTATCTGACCTTTCCGATGTTTCCTTCGTTACTAACGTAGTTCGTGCTCAAATCTTTCCTACGTAATAATAAGAAAACTGGATAAACTTATCTTACTTATGAGTTCCGAGACTGTTCTTgggttatttcaatttttcatccgATTCTTACGATGATATTAATCAAGcaaaatacaacgttaaacaGATAGCGAATGTTTATTCAAATTCATACGTTCATAATTTGTTTcgtctttaattaattttaattaaatagctATTATACATAATGTGTTTTACTTTGGatcattttacgtatttttgcatattacgcgcattctgtacatttttgtacttttaaatttcttataaatgtataaatatctgAATCTACTTATCTAATATTTAGTCTGCTAACAAATTAAAGAATCGATATCCTTTTCCAACATCTAATTACCACACGTAAAACTTACGttttacatttcaatttcttaaatttaatctgaaaatttgatattcATTAATCTTATTCTCCTCGAAGCAATTGCCAAACTAAAATAAAATGGCTAATGAATTAAAGAAACAATCTCCTTTTTAATATGTGTCGCATTTTATTCCCTGTAATATCAAAATTCCAATTTTGTCAATTTTCGTTCAATTACCAGCGTCAAACAAAATTTCCATGTATTGTACATCAGTTAAGCAACCAAGTAACGAATAGCTGGACGATGTTATTTTTTCGAACGATTAAATGTATCTCAACAGGGGGTGCGAACGCGGAGGAAAACAAAGGGCGGTGCAGAATTTCCCAGAGGCTTCTGGATTCCACGTGGAATGGTTCTAGCTGCAATACCGATTTCCAGCGTCTACTAAATTTGTGCCAGTATACGACGGCCATTTTCACACACATCCCTCGGCCCTCTGCCGGTTCATGACTCCTTTACCTGACCAACTCCTCGGCAATAGCCGTTCCGAACCAAACTCTCACCCTCTGTTCATGGTCTTTATTTCGAGCCGGATTGCAACCGTGCGAACATCGATTTTCTATTTATGGAATATAATTTAACCAACGTTATTGTAAGATTACGGCGACGTTAACGTCATCCCACCACCAACCCACCACCTTTAAGAgagaatttaatattctttagGTTACGAGGCGGGATGCTCGTTCTCTGTTTGCTACGATTCATGGAAGCATTTAATTGGTTGTATCGAGCGTGCATGCGAAACTATCGGTAGTTTACGCGACTTTAATTTCCTAAATATACTGTATAATTCGAAGCAGATTTTCGTGTACTTTTTCTCCCAGGTGTAACATAAACAGTGTTTCATTTTGTTCCGTCATTCGGTACCAGTACAAGGATAAATTCGATGTTGTGACTTTTTTCGTGATAGTACAACATAAAAAACGTAAGCAACGTAAAAATGTAATAGCTCATAAAACCCTCCTTGAGGGTAGTAAAAGAGATCGAGATTCGGACATTGTGGAAACACGAAAAAgcaaggaaataaaaataattggacGGACAGTTCGCTGAAAGTGTGTTAATAGAGTTCTCTTTAGTTCGGTATCTTCATTTTAGAGACCAAAACAAAGGATAGTGATATTAAATAGGATAtcctatttatatatttttcatcccGCAGGTTCAACGCAAAAGCGTTTTTCACTCGTTAAATATTTCAGCGTGGGTAGTTATTGTAAAATACATTGTCGTAGAAGTATATTTTAATCCACATTTGTTAAAGCGAACATTAAGAAACTTATGATTTTCAAATTGCTAATTTCTATTTGACGATGTACTAATATTAGCATATCCGACGCCAAAGAGTATTCctatttctaaataataatttctcacgAAATTACCTTCTGACATTTAACATAACCTACTAATCGGAAACAATTATCTAGATACCTAATTAGTATTTAATCACAATGAAATATCGACgcatttgttatttttcttgataatttctttgtttcttttgacGATAAATACGAAAGGATCGTTATCAAATATCAATGTTTCGATGCTATTGTATTACCGGCACGTCGACCTAATTACGCTGCTAATTTACTTATGAGCAATTTGGCGAATAATTAGGAATTAGCAATTAGTCGTTCGACTAGCCGACCGAGCGTCGAACAACGGTTCCGTTTATTGAGAGAACCGCGTATGAACCGCGTACACTCAGTTTCTTGTTTGTGTGACACGACGCGGTTTCCGTTTCACGTGAAAACGACATTTGTAGCATTTTCGCCAGTGAAAACCAAAATACGACGTGCCAACGGTACAACAGGCAGGTgtggtaattttttaaatattttatttcattacataTTGCTCGGTGCTGATCAGTAAGTTTTGAACATCGGAGGAACTACAATTTACCAACAAATTTCTGGCATTCGTTGTACATTACCACCATTCTTCAGAAAagaatcaaattaaatattctatgtGTACATTTCATTACTCGTTCTccaacgaaataattattcagTTATCACtgttattcaaataattttaaatgcGTAGATAGAAAAtgtgtatatattatttcgataaGAACAGTTCAATTTCTTGAAATTTAAGAAACAATTGTGAACGTCGTCGCGTAATGTCCGCGGGACGTTACTTAGTAATTTCCAGGATGCTAATTTAGTTCGTTATAACTTACGACGTTGAGCTACTCTCCGTAGTATAGTTGAGTTGGAATACAATGATGTTGCTAATGTTGTTTTCGAGCGTTTCTGAGACATAAATTCGTAACAGAGTGTCCATGAAAACTACTTTGTTAATAATAGTTAATATTGACCGATCAAACTTCTCTGTAACGGTAAATGagataatattcaattttttataagCAAATAAGTGCAATACCGTTTATAAGAATATGTTGacaaaatacaataatttatttctatttttaaattaattcagtAACTTTTATACAAGATGCACGTAGCTAATTATAACTATTTCTTCGCTTCTCCAACGaataagaaaaagatacttGGATCGATCATCGGCACTGATAGGTACAGAATATTACAAGTATTATGTCGTAGGATGTGTACCTATTTAAtgtttagtattttatttattcattgggaaaaatatttaaggatcgtttaatgtttttacgtttattttttGTCACTTCTTAAATTGGATTAATTTAACAAAAACCAGATATTACGACTTATCCTTATAGAATTATAATACATGTATAAAAGAGAAGTTAATCTTGATAATTGGTAGAAGCCGTTAAATTATATCAGAGATCGTCGTCAGAGTCTCGAAAACGCTCGTACTTCGCCACTGATTTCTGAAAGGTCTCGTAATCCTTCTTTTCATCTTGCTGAgttaataattttcttctttctaaggTGAGGTATATCAGCAAAGGACAGTAACCGACGTTCATTAAGCCGATAATTCGCATAACCCATTGGAAACCGATCGTTTTCACCATTTCTCCTCCCACGATGGGACCTTGAACgaatattcgttatattatatattatctaaAAGTTCCTTTATTCACCACTGTATTTATGACAAATTGAATTTTCTGAATTGAATTTGTTTGCGAACAACCGCATcaactattaaaaatattttgattgaAAATACTTTTATAGAGCAAAATAAAATAGCTTACCAAGAGAATAGGCCAGACTAACAGCCACTTGTTGAATCGAGTAAACCGGACCATAATTACCATTTTGGTCCACAAAGCTAGCTAACAATGGCACTAGAGCAGCGTCCGCTACTCCAATACCTAAACCCATTCCTAAATGTGGAACTGCCAGTTGCAACATTGTCTGCGAGGATGGTATCAAAATGACACTTATACCAACTAAGAGCATGGCTAGAACAGCAATTTTACTTCGTCCGTAGCGGTAAGCTATCATGCCGAAAAAGTTGGTCCCAATTAGATAGCCCACGCTATCTGGAATGAACACTGTTCCCAGTTGCCatttctaaaagaaatttttctatatttctgtattttttatattttgtcgtaattatatatacattcttAATATTAGAACTACCAACAACtagaaatatttatcgaaataacAGATATAATAGGAAAAGAAAGACAGGCACGTATCGATTGATCTTTTTGGCCATTCTGATAATTATAGCGTTAATCGATCAAATTTGTGACTCGAAATCATTggaagataaatattataagagTAAAGTTGATACTTTTGGTAACCTTAGGTTTTATGTGAGTTCGTAACCAGATTGGTAAGCAGGACTCTAAGATAGCCATCGGTGATGTTGAACACCATATAGCTCCAAAAATTATTAGTACGTACGGATCGCATAGCAGATGTGTCCAAGACGTTTCTCGATCGCTCGACTAAAAATGTCGTTTATCGTGTTTGTAAATGAGATAAAAATCAGTAAAACTGAGTAAATAATAGAACTGAATAACATTCCGCTGTCCTACTGTATTCGTGCGTGACAAATTTTCAACGAAGAATTTCGTTGAACTAATCTTTTACCGTATTTTTTACTGTATTTGTCAAGTGTAGGAGGATCGTCGCAAGTTTAATTTGGAAGAAGAAATTCTATATTACAGTGTATATATAGCACATATTATATACCTCGCTGTTCATTTTGACGTCCAATGTAAAAATCTGCAGACCTAAAAGGAAATTACCATTGAGATCGTTGAAATCAAACGTGTAAATGCTTTATCAAGGAATCATTTCTACCGCGAATCATGAACCTCTGCAATCTCttataagatttataaattcTAATCTTCAATTTTCTAAAAAGAATCCTGAAATATTAAGTAGGTATTGAAATAAGAGTAAAAAAGGTTCGTACAAATAGTAACGACGATGAAACAAGACACCAATAGAAAAGGTGCCATTTTTCCTTCGAGATCGTAAAGGACAGAACCAATCGGATATCCAACAAGAACACCCAATGCTATGCTTCCAAGAACGAAGCCCATAATCTTGGACCTCTTGTCCTCTTCCGGGTACTGCGAAGCGACCAACGACATACCGGAAACGCCGATACACGCGGAGGAAATACCCTGGATGCTTCGAGCCAGAAACAGCACTTCGTAAGTTTGGCCAAACGCGAACACTGTAATAGTTGTCGCACTCAGAGGATGTCTTTGTTCTTACTTCGTCGAGCTTTTGGTAGTATTGTAAAATGCGAAAGACCAGGTTAAATATAAAGTGAAGCAGTGTTTTGGAGAAGAGAAAATTTGTTGCATTCAAGTGAAATAGTTTTGTGTTAAAGAATACTAtgcaaaaatttgaatgtttcttTCAAGGTTATTAATACATATCTTAAAGAATATCACCGATGAAATATagtgatattaatttattgataatACATATTTCCTCAAATAAAATTATCCGTTATAGAAATTTTTGTGGCTACAATATTAAGTGTTTATTTCCCTTTTAGTAGTTAAATTACAATAGTTTTTAAGTTGTCGAGgaattaagaaaaagatttgGTCGCGGTTCTTATTAACTATTCtcgatgaaaattttgaaagtaGCCTcgtcgaaaatttaaaaaatttaatttttagctTCGTTTGATCTTGTTTCGAGGAGGATTAATGAAGTGTTATTATCTGTGATATTTGTGATAGTTAAAAAATCGTTTCGCACGTTTCTAGGAAAATTGACGGCTTTTGATAGGCAAGGCAAATAGCATCGTATTGTACAACCGgtttaaataattagaaaagtaGAATGAGCTTACGCATCGCTGCTAGTAGGAGACTTAGATTTCCAAGGAGCAATGGTTTGGTGTATCCAAAAGTAGCGGTAAAGATGCCCACAGCTGGATTTAGTATTAATTGCATTAACGCCTTTGAGCTTAATAATAATCCCACTCGACCATTCTCGTCGTCTTCATTGTTTATCGTCGAGTTTCCGTCCAAGGTGCAAAGATAGTCAGGAATAATCGGcactgaaatattttttatcgtttcgACGATCCACGCAAATAAAGTCGATATTTGTGTAGAAAATCTTCAAAATCTCTTATAAAGAACAATTTCTAACGTTTTAACAATCATTAATGTTTTACCAACGGTTTCTAAagtttttctcttattttatcttatattatCTAAAAAGAACAGTTACGAATATATTTGAACCAAATTAATAATACACCAAGGATCTCTAAAATTTTGTTCCACTTTTTA contains:
- the LOC100649786 gene encoding chromaffin granule amine transporter — protein: MWAKTMMETGRNSRAIVVAVVYLSLFLDNVLLTVVVPIIPDYLCTLDGNSTINNEDDENGRVGLLLSSKALMQLILNPAVGIFTATFGYTKPLLLGNLSLLLAAMLFAFGQTYEVLFLARSIQGISSACIGVSGMSLVASQYPEEDKRSKIMGFVLGSIALGVLVGYPIGSVLYDLEGKMAPFLLVSCFIVVTICLQIFTLDVKMNSESSDRETSWTHLLCDPYVLIIFGAIWCSTSPMAILESCLPIWLRTHIKPKKWQLGTVFIPDSVGYLIGTNFFGMIAYRYGRSKIAVLAMLLVGISVILIPSSQTMLQLAVPHLGMGLGIGVADAALVPLLASFVDQNGNYGPVYSIQQVAVSLAYSLGPIVGGEMVKTIGFQWVMRIIGLMNVGYCPLLIYLTLERRKLLTQQDEKKDYETFQKSVAKYERFRDSDDDL